A DNA window from Halorubrum sp. DM2 contains the following coding sequences:
- a CDS encoding amino acid ABC transporter permease, which yields MRDRLVRRVGEAAAAGFVLAIGGLLAWILSTQVDYRLLSSPLIARRFAEAFFLVVRIVVISSLLSVSLGILVGLGRISTSGVTGRIAKGYVEFFRGTPLLFQLFVIYFGVPRLWATGQFPIPDWAVPAAIIGLTLNHGAYVGEAIRGGIDAVPDGQMEAARSLGMSRVMALREVVLPQAWRNALAAIGNDQIILVKDTSLLTVIAVPEIMSVFRNINSNQLDPWTPLVWVCVLYLAITMSMSQLVNGLERRSDWGSDSRMFGRLSGLGSGGDTEGGEEA from the coding sequence ATGCGCGACCGGCTGGTCAGACGAGTCGGTGAGGCGGCCGCCGCCGGGTTCGTGCTGGCAATCGGCGGACTGCTGGCGTGGATCCTCTCGACGCAGGTCGACTACCGGCTCCTTTCCTCGCCGCTCATCGCCCGACGGTTCGCGGAGGCGTTCTTCCTCGTCGTTCGGATCGTCGTGATTTCGAGCCTGCTTTCGGTGTCTCTCGGGATCCTCGTCGGACTCGGTCGGATCTCGACGTCGGGGGTGACCGGACGGATCGCGAAGGGGTACGTCGAGTTCTTCCGCGGGACCCCCCTTCTGTTCCAGCTGTTCGTCATCTACTTCGGCGTGCCGCGGCTGTGGGCGACCGGACAGTTCCCCATCCCAGACTGGGCGGTCCCGGCGGCGATCATCGGACTCACGCTGAACCACGGGGCGTACGTCGGCGAGGCGATCCGCGGCGGGATCGACGCCGTCCCGGACGGACAGATGGAGGCGGCCCGCTCGCTCGGGATGTCGCGGGTGATGGCGCTACGGGAGGTCGTCCTCCCGCAGGCGTGGCGCAACGCGCTCGCGGCCATCGGCAACGACCAGATCATCTTGGTGAAAGACACCTCGCTGCTCACGGTCATCGCCGTCCCGGAGATCATGAGCGTGTTCCGGAACATCAACAGCAACCAGCTCGACCCGTGGACCCCGCTCGTGTGGGTGTGCGTGCTGTACCTCGCTATCACGATGTCGATGAGCCAACTCGTCAACGGACTGGAACGCCGGT
- a CDS encoding UPF0175 family protein, whose product MATIEIDDDVYEALQLPERERSPALKRELAVSLYAQDVLSFGKARALAGLSKREFQDLLGEREIPRHYGERELEEDLGYAE is encoded by the coding sequence ATGGCGACGATCGAGATCGACGATGACGTCTACGAGGCGTTACAGCTTCCGGAAAGGGAGCGTTCGCCCGCATTGAAGCGGGAGTTGGCGGTCTCACTATACGCCCAGGATGTGCTCTCGTTCGGGAAGGCCCGAGCTCTGGCGGGCCTGTCGAAGCGAGAGTTCCAAGACCTTCTGGGCGAGCGCGAGATTCCCCGACATTACGGCGAACGGGAACTCGAAGAAGACCTCGGATATGCGGAATAG
- a CDS encoding transposase, with the protein MQRNVSTTVRVKLHSLTNRKSDMLAREYEAFQREVHGGDADLYSATKQQASKVQRQKDPNPDTEQPVVLRNDVLDIAHDKDTVLSSWWMKVPVYDPERGQGNSIWCPAHVPHKDETLVHEGDIRDSELVRRDGDWYVHLVVKRSVTIQDEYDDVLAIDMGARWVATCAFLSDRDTTFHGEEVRRLREHYKQLRKSIGKAKPRQGQQVVERIGDAEARKVDDRLHKIARHIVEDAEERNAVITVGDLGGIRRDNDKGRYVNDKTHKMPFARLLNYIEYKAHDAGIEVVLVEEYDTSKTCNRCACEGVRETQGRFECPECGLDDNADKNGALNIGKRALGKFSKPLSEAGAVLAQPETQVIVGRDEEPVNLSVSVGSTPSGGTPRL; encoded by the coding sequence ATGCAACGGAACGTCTCAACCACGGTGCGGGTCAAGCTCCACTCGCTGACCAACAGAAAATCCGACATGCTGGCCCGTGAGTACGAGGCGTTCCAACGCGAAGTTCACGGCGGGGATGCCGACCTCTACTCCGCGACGAAACAGCAAGCGTCGAAAGTCCAGCGACAGAAAGACCCGAACCCTGACACTGAGCAGCCCGTCGTTCTCCGCAACGACGTACTGGATATCGCCCACGACAAGGACACGGTGCTGTCGTCGTGGTGGATGAAAGTCCCCGTCTACGACCCTGAACGGGGACAGGGGAACTCTATCTGGTGTCCCGCCCACGTTCCACATAAGGACGAAACACTCGTCCACGAGGGTGACATTCGAGATAGCGAGTTAGTGCGCCGTGACGGCGACTGGTACGTCCATCTCGTCGTTAAACGGTCTGTGACCATCCAAGACGAGTATGACGACGTACTGGCCATCGATATGGGCGCACGCTGGGTCGCTACCTGTGCGTTCCTCTCGGACCGTGACACCACGTTCCACGGCGAAGAAGTGCGCCGGCTCCGCGAACACTACAAGCAACTACGGAAGTCTATCGGGAAGGCCAAACCTCGACAGGGACAGCAGGTGGTCGAGCGCATCGGTGACGCGGAAGCGCGGAAGGTGGACGACCGTCTCCACAAGATTGCTCGACACATTGTAGAAGATGCCGAAGAGCGGAACGCGGTCATCACCGTGGGCGATCTCGGTGGAATTCGCAGGGACAACGACAAAGGGCGGTACGTCAACGACAAGACCCACAAGATGCCGTTCGCTCGACTGTTGAACTACATCGAGTACAAAGCACACGACGCGGGTATTGAGGTGGTGTTGGTCGAGGAATACGACACGTCGAAGACGTGTAACCGCTGTGCTTGCGAGGGCGTCCGAGAGACACAGGGACGGTTCGAGTGTCCTGAGTGCGGGTTGGACGACAACGCGGACAAGAACGGTGCGCTGAACATTGGGAAACGAGCCTTGGGCAAGTTTTCGAAACCGCTGTCCGAGGCGGGGGCTGTACTGGCACAGCCCGAAACACAGGTCATCGTCGGACGTGACGAAGAACCTGTGAACCTCTCTGTTTCCGTGGGTTCAACCCCCAGTGGGGGAACCCCACGGCTTTAG
- a CDS encoding MATE family efflux transporter: MGLRDAIDSLFKGADDLDLTSGDIGWPLFFLSLPIVVQNLFQVLYNLADTFWLGRYSTEALSAITFAFPIVFLMISLALGVSVAGSVLVAQHTGAGNEERAAYAASQTMAYAAVISVVLGVLGYVFVDDITALLGVNETVAPLVVEYMRVYAVGLFAVFGFAVFMALMRGYGDTVTPMYVMAGSVVLNILLDPVFIFGFEANPLFGALGLGGLEAAALDATGFTGWGIAGAAIATVGSRALALLVGLRIMFRGDRGVQIRLSEMLPDPEFGKTVLGIGLPASAEGAARSVSITALLVVVANFPNAVSGAYGIGTRIFSVIFLPALAVSQGIETMTGQNIGAGELDRAADTNHFGARAMLVLLTVGGGVIVLAARPIAGVFSPDPAVVDHATTFLRVSGLSFGFIGVMRAYTGGFRGAGHTMIAAVISLITLGVVRLPVAWVAAGSLGAMGLWIAFPVSNVVGGVVAYLWFNRDTWRDGNLTEGGPPAEEIGPGVASPEDD, from the coding sequence ATGGGACTCCGCGACGCGATCGACTCGCTGTTCAAGGGGGCCGACGACCTGGACCTCACCTCGGGCGACATCGGGTGGCCGCTGTTTTTCCTCTCCCTGCCGATCGTCGTCCAGAACCTCTTTCAGGTGCTGTACAACCTCGCCGACACGTTCTGGCTCGGCCGCTACAGCACCGAGGCGCTGTCCGCGATCACGTTCGCGTTCCCGATCGTCTTCCTGATGATCTCGCTGGCGCTCGGCGTCTCCGTCGCGGGGAGCGTCCTCGTCGCCCAACACACCGGGGCCGGCAACGAGGAGCGCGCCGCGTACGCCGCCTCGCAGACGATGGCCTACGCGGCCGTCATCTCCGTCGTGCTGGGCGTGTTGGGGTACGTCTTCGTCGACGACATCACCGCGCTCCTCGGCGTGAACGAGACGGTCGCGCCGCTCGTCGTCGAGTACATGCGCGTCTACGCCGTCGGCCTGTTCGCCGTCTTCGGCTTTGCGGTGTTCATGGCGCTCATGCGCGGCTACGGGGACACGGTAACGCCGATGTACGTCATGGCCGGCTCGGTGGTCCTCAACATCCTCCTCGACCCGGTCTTCATCTTCGGGTTCGAGGCGAACCCGCTGTTCGGCGCGCTCGGACTCGGCGGGCTGGAGGCCGCGGCGCTCGACGCGACGGGGTTCACCGGCTGGGGGATCGCCGGCGCTGCGATCGCCACCGTCGGTTCCCGGGCGCTCGCGCTCCTCGTCGGCCTCCGGATCATGTTCCGCGGTGACCGGGGCGTTCAGATCCGGCTCTCGGAGATGCTCCCGGACCCGGAGTTCGGGAAGACCGTCCTCGGAATTGGGCTGCCGGCCTCCGCGGAAGGGGCGGCGCGGTCGGTGTCGATCACCGCGCTGCTCGTCGTGGTCGCGAACTTCCCGAACGCGGTCAGCGGGGCGTACGGCATCGGGACGCGGATCTTCTCCGTGATCTTCCTGCCGGCGCTCGCCGTCTCACAGGGGATCGAGACGATGACCGGACAGAACATCGGCGCTGGGGAGTTGGACCGCGCCGCCGACACGAACCACTTCGGCGCGCGCGCGATGCTCGTCCTGCTCACGGTCGGCGGCGGGGTCATCGTCCTCGCCGCGAGACCGATCGCGGGCGTCTTCTCCCCGGACCCGGCGGTGGTCGACCACGCGACGACCTTCCTCCGCGTGAGCGGCCTCTCCTTCGGGTTCATCGGCGTGATGCGCGCGTACACCGGCGGGTTCCGCGGCGCGGGGCACACGATGATCGCGGCCGTCATCTCCCTGATCACCCTCGGGGTCGTCCGGCTCCCGGTCGCGTGGGTCGCCGCCGGCTCCCTCGGGGCGATGGGCCTGTGGATCGCCTTCCCCGTCTCGAACGTCGTCGGCGGCGTCGTCGCGTACCTCTGGTTTAACCGGGACACCTGGCGCGACGGGAACCTCACGGAGGGAGGCCCGCCGGCCGAGGAGATCGGACCGGGCGTCGCGTCGCCCGAAGACGACTGA
- a CDS encoding MBL fold metallo-hydrolase — MSTDTGLAVTLVRNATVLATVGETTFLVDPLFAEQGATPPIDDTPNDRRNPLVPMPDVDLSHDAVIVTHRHPDHFDDAAREALDADVPLFCQPAEADAFVDEGFTDVRPVEDEASFDGVTLRRTPGRHGHGELAERMGPVSGFVLDGTETLYVAGDTVWYEPVAETLAESDPDAVVLNGGAARFNQGEPITMGVEDVAAVRDATDAAVAVVHMEAINHCLLSREKLRAETEDVLVPEDGERIEF; from the coding sequence ATGTCGACAGACACCGGTCTGGCTGTCACCCTCGTTCGCAACGCGACCGTCCTCGCGACCGTCGGCGAGACGACGTTCCTCGTCGATCCGCTGTTCGCGGAGCAGGGCGCGACGCCGCCGATCGACGACACGCCGAACGACCGCCGGAACCCGCTCGTGCCGATGCCCGACGTCGACCTGTCGCACGACGCGGTGATCGTCACCCACCGCCATCCCGACCACTTCGACGACGCCGCGAGGGAGGCGCTCGACGCCGACGTGCCGCTGTTCTGTCAGCCCGCCGAGGCGGACGCGTTCGTCGACGAGGGGTTCACCGACGTGCGACCGGTGGAGGACGAGGCGTCGTTCGACGGGGTCACCCTCCGTCGGACTCCCGGTCGGCACGGCCACGGCGAACTGGCCGAGCGGATGGGACCGGTCTCGGGGTTCGTCCTCGACGGGACGGAGACGCTGTACGTCGCCGGCGACACGGTGTGGTACGAGCCGGTCGCGGAGACGCTGGCGGAGTCCGACCCGGACGCGGTCGTCCTCAACGGCGGCGCGGCGCGGTTCAATCAGGGGGAGCCGATCACGATGGGCGTCGAGGACGTCGCCGCCGTGCGCGACGCCACCGACGCCGCGGTCGCCGTGGTCCACATGGAGGCGATCAACCACTGCCTGCTGTCCCGCGAGAAACTGCGCGCGGAGACGGAGGACGTGCTGGTGCCGGAGGACGGTGAGCGGATCGAGTTCTGA
- a CDS encoding COX15/CtaA family protein produces the protein MSLRPAWLTFRRYAAATTGMTLVLFSLGVYTAATGSGLACQAQWPLCSDQLIPALTINPDFIEWFHRAWAMVTGFLIVGVAGWTWLGSGFDRRTRLAATLAVAILPLQITVGAITVTLSGLVPGGYTVSTHAAHLIVALTIFTLLGLATIWGGGRGSVRLLRAAAAVAVAGIVASALFSRAVPFLNYAPPAQAAFYVTGLAGHLGLVATVAYATEAVRSGYDGLDADTAGTVRALSAGSMAALVGTLLLGRDLVLYTATWERINLVVLGVAVALAAAAALTLRGSDEVRDGSVPIGGD, from the coding sequence ATGAGTCTTCGGCCCGCGTGGCTAACGTTCAGGCGATACGCGGCGGCGACGACGGGGATGACGCTCGTCCTCTTCTCGCTCGGCGTCTACACGGCGGCGACCGGGTCCGGGCTGGCGTGTCAGGCCCAGTGGCCGCTGTGTTCCGACCAGCTCATCCCCGCGCTGACGATCAACCCCGACTTCATCGAGTGGTTCCACCGGGCGTGGGCGATGGTGACCGGCTTCCTCATCGTCGGGGTCGCCGGGTGGACGTGGCTCGGCTCCGGCTTCGACCGGCGAACCCGGCTGGCGGCGACGCTGGCGGTCGCAATTCTCCCGCTTCAGATCACCGTCGGCGCGATCACCGTTACCCTCAGCGGGCTCGTCCCCGGCGGGTACACGGTGTCGACGCACGCCGCGCACCTGATCGTGGCGCTGACGATCTTCACGCTGCTCGGACTGGCGACGATCTGGGGCGGCGGCCGGGGAAGCGTGCGCCTGCTTCGCGCGGCCGCCGCCGTCGCGGTCGCGGGGATCGTCGCCAGCGCGCTCTTCTCGCGGGCGGTGCCGTTCCTCAACTACGCGCCGCCCGCGCAGGCGGCCTTCTACGTCACCGGTCTCGCCGGCCACCTCGGGCTCGTCGCGACGGTCGCGTACGCGACGGAGGCGGTCCGGTCGGGCTACGACGGTCTCGACGCCGACACTGCCGGTACGGTCCGCGCGCTCAGTGCCGGATCGATGGCCGCGCTCGTCGGCACGCTCCTGCTCGGCCGTGACCTCGTGTTGTACACCGCGACGTGGGAACGGATCAACCTCGTCGTGTTGGGCGTCGCGGTCGCGCTCGCCGCGGCCGCCGCGTTGACCCTCCGCGGAAGCGACGAGGTGCGCGACGGGTCGGTTCCGATCGGCGGCGACTGA
- the asd gene encoding aspartate-semialdehyde dehydrogenase, with protein sequence MSVRVGILGATGAVGQRFIQLLDDHPTFDLAAVTASSESAGETYREAAKWRVDTPIPGDVAEMEVAETTPEGIADDDVDLLFSSLPSGVAAEVEPAFLEEGYVVSSNSSNDRMAADVPLTIPEINPDHLDLIEVQRDERGWDGALVKNPNCSTITMVPTLAAIDEFGLESVRVSTLQAVSGAGYSGVTSMEIIDNAIPHIGGEENKMETESRKLLGEFDGAEVSLHDADVAASCNRIPTLDGHLENVFAEFADDPSPADLREAMRSFEGAGDLPSSPDQLIKVYGDDEPDRPQPRLDRTYAGGMGIVAGGVQSTDAGAKYNCLAHNTIRGAAGASLLNGELLVEEGYV encoded by the coding sequence ATGTCAGTCCGAGTCGGTATCCTCGGCGCGACGGGCGCTGTGGGCCAGCGGTTCATCCAGTTGCTCGACGATCACCCCACCTTCGACCTCGCGGCGGTCACCGCGAGTTCGGAGAGCGCGGGCGAGACCTACCGCGAGGCGGCCAAGTGGCGCGTCGACACGCCCATCCCGGGCGACGTCGCCGAGATGGAGGTCGCCGAGACGACGCCTGAGGGGATCGCGGACGACGACGTGGATCTCCTCTTCTCGTCGCTGCCCTCGGGCGTCGCCGCCGAGGTCGAACCGGCGTTCCTCGAAGAAGGGTACGTCGTCTCCTCGAACTCCTCGAACGACCGCATGGCGGCGGACGTGCCGCTCACGATCCCGGAGATCAACCCCGACCACCTCGATCTCATCGAGGTCCAGCGCGACGAGCGGGGCTGGGACGGGGCCCTCGTGAAGAACCCGAACTGCTCGACGATCACGATGGTGCCGACGCTCGCGGCGATCGACGAGTTCGGCTTGGAGAGCGTCCGCGTCTCGACGCTTCAGGCCGTCTCGGGGGCGGGCTACTCCGGCGTCACCTCGATGGAGATCATCGACAACGCCATCCCGCACATCGGCGGCGAGGAGAACAAGATGGAGACGGAGTCGCGCAAGCTGCTCGGCGAGTTCGACGGTGCGGAAGTCAGCCTCCACGACGCCGACGTGGCCGCCTCCTGTAACCGGATCCCGACGCTCGACGGCCACCTAGAGAACGTCTTCGCCGAGTTCGCCGACGACCCCTCGCCCGCGGACCTCCGCGAGGCGATGCGCTCGTTCGAGGGCGCGGGCGACTTGCCCAGCTCCCCCGACCAGCTCATCAAGGTGTACGGCGACGACGAGCCGGACCGACCGCAGCCCCGCCTCGACCGCACGTACGCGGGCGGAATGGGCATCGTCGCCGGGGGCGTCCAGTCGACCGACGCCGGCGCGAAGTACAACTGCCTCGCGCACAACACGATCCGCGGCGCGGCCGGCGCGTCCCTCCTCAACGGCGAACTGCTCGTCGAGGAAGGGTACGTCTAA
- a CDS encoding DUF3368 domain-containing protein encodes MRNSGLVVSDTSPLLNLALIDRLDLLQSQFSDVTVPRQVWDELTDGQDGLEALRELRDDGFLHLVEVERSDLFVELFHELDLGETAAVCYAVEENADLVLLDERDGRRVARRHDLDVTGVIGILLRGAKTGEVNLQHELDALREAGFWISDNLYEQILSEVE; translated from the coding sequence ATGCGGAATAGCGGGCTGGTCGTCTCGGATACGTCCCCGCTCCTGAACCTCGCGCTTATCGACCGGCTCGATCTCCTCCAGTCTCAGTTCTCCGACGTCACGGTTCCACGGCAGGTCTGGGATGAATTGACCGACGGGCAGGATGGACTGGAGGCACTGCGTGAGTTGCGCGACGACGGGTTTCTACATCTTGTCGAGGTGGAACGCTCGGACTTGTTCGTGGAACTTTTCCACGAGCTCGACCTCGGTGAGACGGCGGCAGTCTGCTATGCCGTCGAGGAGAACGCTGACCTCGTTTTGCTCGACGAGCGGGACGGCCGGCGCGTGGCCCGCAGACACGACCTGGATGTCACGGGTGTAATTGGCATCCTGCTTCGCGGAGCGAAGACGGGCGAGGTGAACCTACAACACGAACTCGACGCGCTCCGTGAAGCCGGATTCTGGATTTCCGACAACCTCTACGAACAGATTCTCTCCGAAGTCGAGTAG
- a CDS encoding basic amino acid ABC transporter substrate-binding protein produces MDEDSFVKRRQYLTAVGAAGLAATAGCSGGGDGGDGSDGSDGEDGMDGDDGSDGDDGTDGDDGSDGDDEETETVTIGSDIPYPPFEYRNEAGDLIGFDVEIAEAVFADQLGLDYEFQETSFDGIIPSLNNANFRVIMSAMTINDTRAESVDFSDPYFTAYQTVIVLEADDISSREDLRGTTVGVQRGTTGEAAAEDLQEEFDGELTIESYDQINGAFDALLNNQVSAVINDNTVSAEFVAETDGVVFLEGDGVAADRDDAPPYLTLTIEEYGIAFRQDDDEFRQEVNDALAAIREDGTYDEIYNEYFEG; encoded by the coding sequence ATGGACGAAGATAGCTTCGTGAAGCGTCGGCAGTACCTGACCGCGGTCGGCGCGGCCGGCCTCGCAGCCACCGCCGGCTGTTCCGGTGGCGGCGACGGTGGCGACGGTAGCGACGGTAGCGACGGGGAGGATGGCATGGACGGCGACGACGGATCGGACGGCGACGACGGTACGGACGGTGACGACGGGTCGGACGGCGACGATGAGGAGACCGAGACGGTCACCATCGGCTCGGACATTCCGTACCCGCCGTTCGAGTACCGGAACGAGGCCGGCGATCTCATCGGGTTCGACGTCGAGATCGCCGAGGCGGTGTTCGCGGACCAGCTCGGACTGGACTACGAGTTCCAAGAGACCTCCTTCGACGGTATCATCCCATCGCTGAACAACGCGAACTTCCGTGTCATCATGAGCGCGATGACGATAAACGACACGCGGGCCGAGTCGGTCGACTTCTCCGACCCGTACTTCACCGCGTACCAGACCGTCATCGTGTTGGAGGCCGACGACATCTCCTCGCGCGAAGACCTCCGGGGCACGACGGTCGGCGTTCAGCGCGGGACCACCGGCGAGGCCGCCGCCGAGGACCTCCAAGAGGAGTTCGACGGCGAGCTCACGATCGAGAGCTACGACCAGATCAACGGCGCGTTCGACGCGCTGCTCAACAACCAAGTCTCGGCGGTCATCAACGACAACACGGTGAGCGCCGAGTTCGTCGCGGAGACCGACGGCGTCGTGTTCCTCGAAGGGGACGGCGTCGCCGCCGACCGCGACGACGCGCCGCCGTACCTGACGCTGACCATCGAGGAGTACGGGATCGCGTTCCGGCAGGACGACGACGAGTTCAGACAGGAGGTCAACGACGCCCTCGCGGCGATCCGCGAGGACGGGACGTACGACGAGATCTACAACGAGTACTTCGAGGGCTGA
- a CDS encoding DUF5814 domain-containing protein gives MAFTDKIYVKNHRQLASQLETNIPKGAFAGATLDLLFTGDGLSKLDETTRDRVLDFAEDFLDCTCDANPYCGCPEEKFMRYVLELRAEGLGPQAIVDVMTDDYMVYAYTGDVLSFLDDSVRKLEAIETLADVDGNGEMSERARKRKRELSG, from the coding sequence GTGGCGTTTACCGACAAGATCTACGTGAAGAACCACCGGCAGCTCGCCTCCCAGCTGGAGACGAACATCCCGAAGGGGGCGTTCGCCGGCGCGACCCTCGATCTGCTGTTCACCGGCGACGGCCTCTCGAAGCTCGACGAGACGACCCGGGACCGCGTCCTCGATTTCGCCGAGGACTTCCTCGACTGTACCTGCGACGCGAACCCCTACTGCGGCTGTCCCGAGGAGAAGTTCATGCGCTACGTCCTCGAACTGCGCGCCGAGGGGCTGGGGCCGCAGGCCATCGTCGACGTGATGACCGACGACTACATGGTGTACGCGTACACCGGCGACGTGCTCTCGTTCCTCGACGACTCCGTCAGGAAGCTGGAGGCCATCGAGACGCTCGCCGACGTCGACGGCAACGGAGAGATGTCCGAGCGGGCGCGGAAGCGGAAGCGAGAGCTGTCCGGGTAG
- the tnpA gene encoding IS200/IS605 family transposase translates to MPRGFDRERTNIHKLQYHFVWCPKYRKSVLEGEVRDRLEELIEDKADELNVEILELAIRPDHVHLFITGDPTLAPNKIMQQIKGYSSHHLREEYDFGLPSLWTRSYFVSSAGDVSSEVIEEYIDAQAGE, encoded by the coding sequence ATGCCTCGCGGGTTCGACCGAGAACGTACCAACATCCACAAACTCCAGTACCACTTCGTCTGGTGTCCGAAGTACCGCAAGTCGGTACTCGAAGGCGAGGTACGCGATCGACTCGAAGAACTCATCGAGGACAAAGCCGACGAACTCAACGTAGAGATTCTGGAGTTAGCGATTCGTCCCGACCACGTTCACTTGTTCATCACGGGCGATCCGACACTCGCTCCAAACAAAATAATGCAACAGATCAAGGGCTACTCCTCGCATCACCTCCGTGAGGAGTACGACTTCGGGTTGCCCTCGCTATGGACGCGCTCGTACTTCGTTTCCAGTGCGGGCGACGTCTCCAGCGAGGTCATCGAGGAGTACATCGACGCACAAGCGGGAGAATAA
- a CDS encoding Na+/H+ antiporter NhaC family protein, giving the protein MSEFGALSVVPPLLAIALAIATRKAILSLFLGIWSGAVIYTGGLGIVQTFDWIVAAIIADDGFQATILVFTLLLGSGVAMVWNLGGTYAVRDWAVERLDTQRKAGLAAWALGVVLFFDDYANTAIVGSAMKDVSDRLRISREKLSYIVDSTAAPVATLGISSWVAFQLSLIDDGYAEAGVAEVNRPSTFEVFLASIPFNMYAILAVAMVAIVVLWGRDYGEMLTAEHRSWTTGHVTREGAEPMQDVAGELGEPPASTPRLINFFAPVAVLIAVTVATAFWSGGFAPAGFLSDLLAAEFGSAGDRLWNAVIGADFATALMIGAFGMVLSGFALGKIYGIFGVGDATEYTVDGFGIMLTAVSILVLAWGIGEVISALETGRYVAEATVGTVPEPVLPALVLVVAGFIAFSTGTSWGTMGIMTPIAVPIAWEISGGGAAGHTLVAVMVGVIFSGAIFGDHSSPISDTTVLSATFTGADLVDHVRTQIYYAVTVGLVSVALLLVWGFFGVTPFVLLPVGVLTLVALVYLLSEFDARRRGIDPVSVREAQTDDGERVVVAGTEQDD; this is encoded by the coding sequence ATGTCTGAGTTCGGAGCACTGTCGGTCGTCCCGCCGCTGCTCGCCATCGCGCTGGCGATAGCCACCCGGAAGGCGATCCTCTCGCTGTTTCTCGGGATCTGGTCGGGGGCCGTGATCTACACGGGCGGGCTCGGGATCGTTCAAACGTTCGACTGGATCGTCGCGGCGATCATCGCCGACGACGGGTTCCAGGCGACGATCCTCGTGTTCACGCTGCTGCTCGGCTCCGGCGTCGCGATGGTGTGGAACCTCGGCGGGACCTACGCCGTCCGCGACTGGGCGGTCGAACGGCTCGACACGCAGCGCAAGGCGGGGCTGGCCGCGTGGGCGCTCGGGGTCGTCCTCTTTTTCGACGACTACGCCAACACCGCCATCGTCGGCTCGGCGATGAAAGACGTCTCCGACCGGCTCCGGATCTCCCGCGAGAAGCTCTCGTACATCGTCGACTCGACCGCCGCGCCCGTCGCCACGCTGGGCATCTCCTCGTGGGTCGCGTTCCAGCTGTCGCTTATCGACGACGGGTACGCGGAGGCGGGCGTCGCCGAGGTGAACCGCCCCAGCACCTTCGAGGTGTTCCTCGCGTCGATCCCGTTCAACATGTACGCGATCCTCGCGGTCGCGATGGTCGCCATCGTGGTGCTGTGGGGCCGCGACTACGGGGAGATGCTGACCGCCGAACACCGCTCGTGGACGACCGGTCACGTCACCCGCGAGGGCGCGGAGCCGATGCAGGACGTCGCCGGCGAACTGGGCGAGCCGCCGGCGTCGACGCCGCGGCTGATCAACTTCTTCGCGCCGGTCGCCGTCCTGATCGCCGTCACGGTCGCGACCGCGTTCTGGTCGGGCGGCTTCGCGCCGGCGGGCTTCCTCTCCGACCTCCTCGCGGCCGAGTTCGGGAGCGCGGGCGACCGCCTGTGGAACGCCGTCATCGGGGCCGACTTCGCGACCGCGCTGATGATCGGCGCGTTCGGTATGGTGCTGTCCGGGTTCGCGCTCGGGAAGATCTACGGGATCTTCGGCGTCGGCGACGCGACGGAGTACACGGTCGACGGGTTCGGCATCATGCTCACCGCGGTGTCGATCCTCGTGCTCGCGTGGGGGATCGGCGAGGTCATCTCCGCGCTGGAGACGGGTCGGTACGTCGCGGAGGCGACCGTCGGGACGGTCCCCGAGCCGGTCCTCCCGGCGCTCGTGCTGGTCGTCGCCGGGTTCATCGCCTTCTCGACGGGCACCTCGTGGGGGACGATGGGGATCATGACGCCCATCGCGGTCCCCATCGCCTGGGAGATCAGCGGCGGCGGCGCGGCGGGCCACACCCTCGTCGCGGTCATGGTCGGCGTCATCTTCTCCGGGGCGATCTTCGGCGACCACAGCTCTCCGATCTCCGACACGACGGTGTTGTCGGCGACGTTCACCGGCGCGGACCTCGTCGACCACGTCCGCACCCAGATCTACTACGCGGTCACCGTCGGGCTGGTCTCGGTGGCGCTGCTGCTCGTCTGGGGCTTCTTCGGGGTCACACCGTTCGTGTTGCTTCCAGTGGGCGTCCTGACGCTCGTCGCGCTCGTCTACCTCCTCTCCGAGTTCGACGCCCGCCGCCGGGGGATCGACCCCGTCTCGGTCCGCGAGGCGCAGACCGACGACGGCGAGCGAGTCGTCGTCGCGGGGACCGAACAGGACGATTAA